From the genome of Fusobacterium varium, one region includes:
- a CDS encoding multidrug efflux protein, with translation MLKIILEILKLALPAVGEMILYMMIWVLDTIMVGKHSGQLGVSAVGLSSEVMYTFTNIIIAMGLSISITSIISRAIGGKNYEKARLTSDIALRLGLIFAVLMWGIFFVFPKKS, from the coding sequence ATGTTAAAAATAATACTGGAAATTTTAAAATTAGCTCTTCCAGCAGTTGGGGAAATGATTCTTTACATGATGATATGGGTACTTGACACTATAATGGTTGGAAAACATAGTGGTCAGTTGGGAGTTTCTGCAGTTGGTCTTAGTTCAGAAGTAATGTACACATTTACAAATATAATTATTGCCATGGGTTTATCAATCTCTATTACCTCAATAATTTCAAGAGCAATTGGTGGAAAAAATTATGAAAAAGCAAGATTAACTTCTGATATTGCTTTAAGGCTTGGTCTTATATTTGCTGTTTTAATGTGGGGAATATTTTTTGTTTTCCCGAAAAAATCCTAA
- the hflX gene encoding GTP-binding protein HflX: protein MIKGNTEGIKDFILNELDSLHDITVEKNKIIEPEMLTLIASVSSRINREINIAIDRKGNVTEISIGDSSSVQLPFLNVQEKRLSGTRVIHTHPSGSSNLSNIDISALTKLKLDCIVAIGINEDSITGMSIGFCSVDGNDLSHEIVGPLSVEQIVNYDFLSKIEEIESFLKKREIIENDDEYAILVGLDDNESLDELAELARACNVKVVAKFFQKKTKIDSCYFIGPGKAQELAVFKQLKKANLIIFDEELSGLQVRNLEELTSCKVIDRTVLILEIFATRARTREAKIQVELAQLKYRSSRLLGFGSTMSRTGGGVGTKGPGEKKLEIDKRRIRETIYDLKQELEKIRKTRITQREKRDESGIPKISLVGYTNVGKSTLRNLLVDMYAADNTSKKEAVFAENMLFATLDITTRAIVLPDKRVASLTDTVGFVRKLPHDLVEAFKSTLEEVSFSDLIIHVVDVSSETASEQISAVEKVLEELNALDKPSFLALNKFEMASPEQLITIKEKFSKYQMIEISAKENKNINEFYK, encoded by the coding sequence ATGATAAAAGGTAATACAGAGGGAATCAAAGATTTCATTTTAAATGAGTTAGATTCTCTTCATGATATAACAGTTGAAAAAAATAAAATAATAGAACCAGAAATGCTTACTCTAATAGCTTCAGTGAGCAGTAGAATAAATAGAGAAATCAACATTGCGATTGATAGAAAGGGAAATGTTACAGAAATATCTATTGGTGATAGCAGTAGTGTACAGCTTCCTTTTTTGAATGTACAGGAAAAAAGATTGAGTGGAACTAGAGTTATACATACACACCCTAGTGGTAGTTCAAATTTATCCAATATAGATATATCAGCTCTCACAAAATTAAAATTAGACTGTATAGTTGCTATTGGAATAAATGAAGATTCTATAACAGGAATGAGTATCGGATTCTGTAGTGTAGATGGAAATGATCTTTCTCATGAAATTGTAGGTCCTCTATCTGTAGAACAGATTGTAAATTATGACTTTCTTTCTAAAATTGAAGAAATAGAAAGTTTTCTAAAAAAGAGAGAAATTATTGAAAATGATGATGAATATGCAATTCTTGTAGGGCTAGATGATAATGAAAGCCTTGATGAGTTAGCTGAATTAGCTAGGGCATGCAATGTTAAAGTAGTAGCTAAATTTTTTCAAAAGAAAACTAAAATAGATTCATGCTATTTTATTGGACCTGGAAAAGCACAGGAACTTGCTGTTTTTAAACAATTAAAAAAAGCTAATCTTATTATTTTTGATGAAGAACTCAGTGGATTACAAGTAAGAAACTTAGAAGAACTCACAAGCTGTAAAGTTATTGACAGAACTGTTCTTATTTTAGAAATATTTGCTACAAGGGCTAGAACAAGAGAAGCAAAAATTCAAGTAGAGCTTGCTCAATTAAAATATAGAAGTAGCCGACTTCTTGGATTTGGTTCTACTATGTCTAGAACTGGTGGTGGTGTAGGTACTAAAGGGCCTGGAGAAAAAAAACTTGAAATTGACAAAAGAAGAATAAGAGAAACTATTTATGATTTAAAACAGGAACTTGAAAAAATAAGGAAAACAAGAATAACTCAGAGGGAGAAAAGAGATGAATCTGGTATACCTAAAATATCTCTTGTTGGATATACCAATGTTGGAAAATCTACTCTCAGAAATCTTCTTGTTGATATGTATGCAGCTGATAACACTTCTAAAAAAGAAGCTGTTTTTGCCGAAAATATGCTTTTCGCAACTTTGGATATTACTACTAGAGCAATAGTTCTTCCTGATAAAAGAGTAGCTTCTCTTACTGATACAGTAGGATTTGTAAGAAAACTTCCTCATGATTTAGTAGAAGCTTTTAAATCTACTCTTGAAGAAGTAAGTTTTTCTGACTTAATAATACATGTTGTTGATGTATCAAGTGAAACTGCTTCAGAGCAAATTTCTGCTGTAGAAAAAGTATTAGAGGAGTTAAATGCTCTTGATAAACCTTCTTTTCTTGCATTAAATAAATTTGAAATGGCTTCTCCAGAGCAACTTATTACTATAAAAGAAAAATTTAGCAAATATCAAATGATAGAAATTAGTGCTAAAGAAAATAAAAATATTAATGAATTTTACAAATGA
- the sstT_1 gene encoding Na(+)/serine-threonine symporter, with amino-acid sequence MKKIGLLPKLIIGLIAGIVVGKIGYVPLLRIMLTFNGVFGNFLQFVIPLIILGFVAPGIGDLGKKAGKLLAVTTVLAYGSTIVSGSLAFFTNSILLKKILPAGAALAEGSHPEAGLLSGYLTVDMPPIMGVMTALLMAFIIGIGIAVVEGTTLKNFMNEIQTIVEKIITNIIIPFLPLYIAGIFANMTYAGEIIKIMSVFAKVFGIIIILHFVILLVQYTIAGTLAGANPLLLIRKMLPAYFTAIGTQSSAATIPVTLNQTKENGVNEGIADFTIPLCATIHLSGSTITLVSCSMAVMMLHGMPITFSGMFGFILMLGVTMVAAPGVPGGAVMAALGLLESMLGFGPELTSLMIALYLTQDSFGTACNVTGDGAIAIMVNKIAGFKLIPLKKENRIKVS; translated from the coding sequence ATGAAAAAAATAGGTTTACTACCAAAACTAATAATAGGTCTGATAGCAGGTATTGTTGTAGGTAAAATAGGATATGTTCCATTACTTAGAATTATGCTTACATTCAATGGAGTATTTGGAAACTTCTTACAATTTGTAATTCCATTGATAATCTTAGGATTTGTGGCACCAGGTATTGGAGATTTAGGTAAAAAAGCTGGGAAATTGCTAGCAGTTACTACAGTTCTTGCATATGGTTCAACAATTGTATCTGGATCATTGGCATTTTTTACAAATTCTATCTTGCTTAAAAAAATACTTCCAGCTGGAGCAGCTTTAGCAGAAGGAAGTCATCCAGAAGCAGGGCTTTTAAGTGGATATTTAACAGTTGATATGCCTCCAATTATGGGAGTAATGACAGCATTATTAATGGCATTTATCATTGGAATTGGAATTGCAGTAGTTGAAGGAACAACTCTTAAAAACTTTATGAATGAAATACAAACAATAGTTGAAAAAATAATAACTAATATTATTATTCCATTTTTGCCTTTATACATAGCAGGAATCTTTGCAAATATGACTTATGCAGGAGAAATTATAAAAATCATGTCAGTATTTGCAAAAGTATTTGGAATAATTATAATTCTTCACTTTGTTATTTTATTGGTTCAATACACAATAGCAGGAACTTTAGCAGGAGCAAATCCATTATTATTAATAAGAAAAATGCTTCCAGCATATTTTACAGCAATAGGAACACAATCATCAGCAGCAACTATTCCAGTAACACTTAATCAAACAAAAGAAAATGGAGTAAATGAAGGAATAGCAGATTTTACTATTCCATTATGCGCAACAATACATCTATCAGGAAGTACAATAACATTAGTAAGCTGTTCAATGGCAGTTATGATGTTGCATGGAATGCCAATAACATTTTCAGGAATGTTTGGATTTATTCTAATGTTGGGAGTAACAATGGTAGCAGCACCAGGAGTACCAGGTGGAGCAGTAATGGCAGCTTTAGGATTATTGGAAAGTATGTTGGGATTTGGACCAGAGCTTACATCATTAATGATAGCACTATATTTAACACAAGACAGTTTTGGAACTGCTTGTAATGTTACAGGAGATGGGGCAATTGCAATAATGGTTAATAAAATTGCTGGATTTAAGCTAATTCCTCTAAAAAAAGAAAATAGGATAAAAGTATCATAA
- a CDS encoding Uncharacterized ABC transporter ATP-binding protein HI_1470 produces MNDIILTVENFGLTIKNRKVLENISFNIERGDYLAIGGVPGSGKSSLIKGLLGLINTGITGNISYHNIGKGEVSYIPQNIMQLKEEFPGTAREIVAIGMISRKRGRCLEESDWEKVDELLKLFNLYELKDKKISKLTALQQLKINAAKHLITEPKLIYIDNPSSALDLKSKIDFYSTIKRICDEKEITVIFITHNIKEISNFANKLLFLRRKEKTFYFGDCKDFIKDKE; encoded by the coding sequence ATGAATGATATCATATTGACAGTGGAAAATTTTGGACTAACTATAAAAAACAGAAAAGTTCTGGAAAATATTTCTTTCAATATTGAAAGAGGAGATTATCTTGCTATTGGTGGAGTTCCAGGTTCTGGTAAAAGTAGTCTAATAAAAGGACTGTTAGGTCTGATAAATACTGGAATAACTGGAAATATCTCTTATCATAATATAGGAAAAGGTGAGGTTAGTTATATACCACAGAATATAATGCAGTTAAAGGAGGAATTTCCTGGAACTGCCAGAGAAATTGTTGCTATTGGAATGATTTCAAGAAAAAGAGGAAGATGTTTGGAAGAAAGTGATTGGGAAAAAGTAGATGAGCTTTTAAAACTTTTTAATCTATATGAATTGAAGGATAAAAAGATAAGTAAATTAACAGCACTTCAGCAATTAAAAATAAATGCAGCAAAACATTTAATAACTGAACCTAAATTGATATATATAGATAATCCTAGTTCAGCTCTTGATTTAAAAAGTAAAATAGATTTTTACAGTACAATAAAAAGAATTTGTGATGAAAAAGAAATTACTGTTATTTTTATAACTCATAATATTAAAGAGATATCTAATTTTGCAAATAAGCTTCTATTTTTAAGAAGAAAAGAAAAAACTTTCTATTTTGGAGATTGCAAAGATTTCATAAAAGACAAAGAATAA
- a CDS encoding ABC-type taurine transport system, periplasmic component, with protein sequence MKKTIIALLMMLFFITTVYSKDTIKFTSPDGLPALSIVKMMNDNKKISDKKIEYKLEKVSESLVMNFLKKESDMGIVPSNLAGQLYNKNLDYKIIGTIGWGSFYIISREDFMDIKDLKGKEIYTIGKGLTPDVMLQTILKENNINPAKDLKINYLSGSNELAPMYLAGKIKIAMVSEPVLSKIMSKDNKSKINFNMDNEWKKAFGINLGFPQSTLIASENLIKEDPEFIAKFITELENSIEFIYGKSLNKEKYITESKVTIDMSILDEVIKRANINFVSAEDSKEAYKLYFEKIEKTNKKAIGGKIPDEKIFMSK encoded by the coding sequence ATGAAGAAAACAATAATAGCTCTATTAATGATGCTTTTTTTTATTACAACAGTATATTCAAAAGATACTATCAAATTTACTTCTCCTGATGGCTTGCCTGCTCTTAGTATAGTAAAGATGATGAATGATAATAAGAAAATATCAGATAAAAAAATAGAATATAAATTGGAAAAAGTTTCTGAATCTCTTGTGATGAATTTTTTGAAAAAAGAAAGTGATATGGGAATAGTTCCATCTAATCTTGCAGGGCAGTTGTATAATAAAAATCTTGATTATAAGATAATTGGAACTATTGGTTGGGGATCTTTTTATATAATAAGCAGAGAAGATTTCATGGATATAAAAGACTTAAAAGGGAAGGAAATATATACTATTGGAAAAGGTCTTACACCAGATGTAATGCTTCAAACTATACTAAAAGAAAATAATATTAATCCAGCTAAAGATTTAAAAATAAATTATTTATCAGGGAGCAATGAACTTGCTCCTATGTATCTTGCTGGTAAAATAAAAATAGCCATGGTTTCAGAACCAGTTTTAAGTAAAATAATGTCGAAAGACAACAAAAGTAAAATAAATTTTAATATGGATAATGAATGGAAAAAAGCCTTTGGGATTAATCTGGGATTTCCTCAGTCCACTCTAATTGCAAGTGAAAATCTTATAAAGGAAGACCCTGAATTTATAGCAAAATTTATAACTGAATTAGAAAATAGTATAGAATTTATCTATGGAAAAAGTTTAAATAAAGAAAAATATATAACTGAATCTAAAGTAACTATTGATATGAGTATTTTAGATGAAGTGATAAAAAGAGCAAATATAAATTTTGTATCAGCAGAAGATAGTAAAGAAGCATATAAATTATATTTTGAAAAAATAGAAAAAACTAACAAAAAGGCAATTGGAGGAAAAATCCCAGATGAAAAAATATTTATGTCAAAGTAG
- the ssuC_1 gene encoding Putative aliphatic sulfonates transport permease protein ssuC encodes MKKYLCQSRWLFLSPLLFVIVWEIISRIVGNDLIFPSILSIFRAFTDIIKGKDFLSIVFHTIKRTGISIGISLAMGILFSVFSYRYRFFYILFFPFFSFLKSIPTIAVIILVLIWSNVEAVPVITGIMILLPLIYENILGGIDSIDKDLLKMANIYKVSKFDILKGIYIPGVYYFSASGIPALIGLTLKVVIAGEVLAQDSLSIGGEIFMGKIYLESSSIFAWIIIVILINFLLDISLKKLNTELIKWRKL; translated from the coding sequence ATGAAAAAATATTTATGTCAAAGTAGATGGTTATTTCTATCTCCTTTATTGTTTGTAATTGTTTGGGAAATTATATCAAGAATAGTTGGAAATGATTTGATATTTCCAAGTATATTAAGTATTTTTAGAGCTTTTACAGATATAATAAAAGGAAAAGACTTTTTATCTATAGTTTTCCATACAATAAAAAGAACAGGGATAAGTATAGGAATATCACTGGCAATGGGAATTTTATTCAGTGTTTTTTCATATAGATATAGATTTTTCTATATTTTATTTTTTCCATTTTTTTCATTTTTAAAATCTATTCCTACAATAGCTGTAATTATACTGGTCTTGATTTGGAGTAATGTTGAAGCTGTTCCTGTAATAACAGGGATAATGATACTTTTACCATTAATATATGAAAATATACTAGGTGGTATAGATTCAATAGATAAAGATTTATTGAAAATGGCAAATATATATAAAGTTTCAAAGTTTGATATTCTTAAAGGAATATATATACCAGGAGTATACTATTTTTCAGCCTCAGGGATACCAGCTTTAATAGGTTTAACTTTAAAAGTAGTTATAGCAGGAGAGGTATTGGCACAAGATTCTCTTTCAATTGGAGGAGAAATATTTATGGGAAAAATATATTTAGAAAGTTCTTCCATTTTTGCATGGATAATTATTGTTATTCTAATAAATTTTCTTTTGGATATATCTTTAAAGAAATTAAACACAGAACTTATAAAGTGGAGGAAACTTTAA
- the ssuB_1 gene encoding Aliphatic sulfonates import ATP-binding protein SsuB produces the protein MKLINIVKSYENKKVLDGITLDVEEGKITAILGESGSGKSTLLNIIAGKIKDYEGKVVFEKEHEKGISYIFQEDTLIPWKTVYGNLEFVLKKKIPADKINLRIKKFLEMVGLNGIENEYPNALSGGMKRRVGIARAFSFPSNYLFMDEPFEFLDIKIKNEIMEYFIKLQNQEKKTVIFITHDIESAVSLGEKIVVFSNKPTKIKKYLKILIQKKKI, from the coding sequence ATGAAACTTATAAATATAGTTAAATCCTATGAAAATAAAAAAGTGCTGGATGGAATAACTTTAGATGTTGAAGAAGGAAAAATCACTGCTATATTAGGAGAATCAGGTTCAGGTAAAAGTACACTTCTTAATATAATAGCTGGAAAAATAAAGGATTATGAAGGTAAAGTAGTTTTTGAGAAAGAGCATGAAAAGGGAATATCCTATATATTTCAGGAAGATACTCTTATACCATGGAAAACTGTCTATGGTAATCTGGAATTTGTACTAAAGAAAAAGATACCAGCAGATAAAATTAACTTGAGAATAAAAAAGTTTCTTGAAATGGTGGGATTAAATGGAATAGAAAATGAATATCCCAATGCACTCAGTGGTGGAATGAAAAGAAGAGTAGGAATAGCAAGAGCTTTTTCCTTTCCTTCAAATTACCTTTTTATGGATGAGCCATTTGAATTTTTAGATATAAAAATAAAAAATGAAATAATGGAATATTTTATAAAACTTCAAAATCAAGAAAAAAAAACAGTGATTTTTATAACTCATGATATAGAATCAGCTGTTTCTTTAGGAGAAAAGATAGTAGTATTTAGTAATAAACCTACAAAAATAAAAAAATATTTAAAAATCCTTATCCAAAAGAAAAAAATATGA
- the cvfB gene encoding Conserved virulence factor B, protein MIKIGKRQKMIINNFASVGAYLHGGTDDDKDNILLPNNELEGRELKEGDEVEVLIYMDSEDRPVATFRKTEALVGNLAKLEVTDIHPTLGAFMDWGLKKELLLPKGQQVGKVEIGKKYLVGIYEDSKGRLSATMKIYKFLLPSTEMQKNDIISGTVYGINPEIGVFVAVEDRYFGLIPKNEYFKDYKVGDVIEARVIRVREDGKIDLTPRELAYIQMDKDAELVYEKMRLLGESFGFNDKSTPEEIISYFNMSKKAFKRAVGNLLKNGKIEKNDKGYFRIKKEKRNYNIIKSI, encoded by the coding sequence ATGATAAAAATAGGAAAAAGACAAAAAATGATCATTAATAATTTTGCAAGTGTAGGAGCATACTTACATGGTGGAACTGATGATGATAAAGATAATATACTTCTTCCAAATAATGAATTAGAAGGAAGAGAATTGAAAGAGGGAGATGAAGTAGAAGTACTTATATATATGGATTCAGAGGACAGACCAGTAGCTACTTTTAGAAAAACTGAAGCTTTGGTTGGAAATCTGGCTAAATTAGAAGTAACAGATATTCACCCAACTTTAGGAGCATTTATGGATTGGGGATTAAAAAAAGAACTCCTTCTTCCAAAAGGGCAGCAGGTAGGAAAAGTAGAAATAGGAAAAAAATATCTTGTAGGTATATATGAGGACAGTAAAGGAAGACTTTCTGCTACTATGAAAATATATAAATTTCTTCTTCCATCAACAGAAATGCAGAAAAATGATATAATAAGTGGAACAGTTTATGGTATTAATCCTGAAATTGGAGTATTCGTGGCTGTAGAAGATAGATATTTTGGACTTATACCTAAAAATGAATATTTTAAAGATTATAAAGTTGGAGATGTAATAGAAGCTAGAGTAATAAGAGTAAGAGAAGATGGAAAAATTGATCTTACTCCAAGAGAACTTGCATATATTCAGATGGATAAAGATGCAGAGTTAGTATATGAGAAAATGAGACTTCTTGGAGAAAGCTTTGGTTTTAATGATAAAAGTACTCCAGAAGAAATTATTAGTTATTTTAATATGAGTAAAAAGGCATTTAAAAGAGCAGTTGGAAATTTATTAAAAAATGGAAAAATCGAAAAAAATGATAAAGGATATTTTAGAATAAAAAAAGAAAAAAGGAATTATAACATAATAAAGAGTATATAA
- a CDS encoding Fibronectin-binding protein A N-terminus (FbpA): MFYIDGISLNKIKDELKENLLGKKINKITKNTEVSLSIYFGKTELIFSCNPSFPICYIADSKESVLENTAGLAANMKKHLLNAMLTDIQQLRFDRILCFKFAKINELGEIKNYSIYFEIMGKYSNFIFADENDKIIDLLKRFSLEENRLRALFPGLKYEQPIIEEKISPLNITEDEFNKFKNENSLLKNIEGLGKLTVQNITDFNSFTQLLNAQSQPKIFLNKGRIVLGSVLNILPKGKEYDDVLSFKSFREAINFYINSENLSSSFDTLKTQLLDNINKKVKKNMRILSLLEDEALEKQDFIKYKEQGDILAASIYTLKRGMTSLTTYDFYNNKEISIPLDPQITPQENLEKLYKKYNKLKRGMEANKRRFIEINEELNYLNSIKLFIDNSSNTDNLKLIQEELISQGYIKLQQKKGNRKKQIKEIGYGVLEFEGFKILYGRNNIENDNLTFKVASKEDIWLHSKNIPGSHVIIKANEITEEMLLKGAEVAAYFSKSSTGDKISVDYTKKRYINKPKGSKPGFVTYENEKNILIEKPNKI, encoded by the coding sequence ATGTTTTATATTGATGGTATATCATTGAACAAAATAAAAGATGAATTGAAAGAAAACCTTTTAGGAAAAAAAATCAATAAAATAACAAAAAATACTGAAGTTTCTCTTTCTATTTATTTTGGAAAAACTGAACTTATATTTTCCTGCAATCCTTCTTTCCCAATCTGCTATATTGCAGATTCTAAAGAAAGTGTCCTGGAAAATACTGCTGGTCTTGCAGCAAATATGAAAAAACATCTGCTCAATGCTATGCTTACTGATATTCAACAGTTAAGATTTGATAGAATATTGTGCTTTAAGTTTGCTAAAATAAATGAACTTGGTGAAATAAAGAATTATTCTATATACTTTGAAATAATGGGGAAATATTCAAATTTCATTTTTGCTGATGAAAATGACAAAATAATTGATTTACTTAAACGTTTTTCTCTTGAAGAAAATCGTTTAAGAGCTCTTTTTCCTGGATTAAAATATGAACAGCCTATTATTGAAGAAAAAATTTCTCCTTTAAATATTACAGAAGACGAATTTAATAAATTTAAAAATGAAAATTCTCTTTTAAAAAATATTGAAGGACTTGGTAAATTAACTGTTCAAAATATAACTGATTTTAATAGTTTTACTCAGTTATTAAATGCTCAATCTCAACCAAAGATTTTTCTGAATAAAGGTAGAATAGTTCTTGGAAGTGTGCTCAATATCCTTCCTAAAGGAAAGGAATATGATGATGTGCTTTCTTTTAAAAGTTTTAGAGAAGCTATTAATTTCTATATAAATTCAGAAAATTTATCAAGTAGTTTTGATACATTAAAAACTCAGCTTCTTGATAACATAAATAAAAAAGTGAAAAAAAATATGAGAATACTTTCTCTTTTAGAAGATGAAGCATTAGAAAAACAAGATTTTATAAAATACAAGGAGCAGGGAGATATCCTTGCAGCATCTATATATACTCTTAAAAGAGGTATGACTTCTCTTACAACTTATGATTTTTATAATAATAAGGAGATTTCTATACCTCTTGATCCACAAATAACTCCACAAGAAAATCTGGAAAAACTTTATAAAAAATATAATAAATTAAAAAGAGGTATGGAAGCAAATAAGAGAAGATTTATAGAAATTAATGAAGAATTAAATTATCTGAACAGTATTAAACTTTTCATTGATAACAGTTCAAATACTGACAATCTAAAACTTATTCAAGAGGAATTAATATCTCAAGGATATATAAAACTACAACAGAAAAAAGGAAATAGAAAAAAGCAGATAAAAGAAATCGGATATGGAGTGCTTGAATTTGAAGGTTTCAAAATATTATATGGAAGAAATAATATTGAAAATGATAATTTGACTTTTAAAGTTGCCTCTAAAGAAGATATCTGGCTGCATTCTAAAAATATTCCAGGTTCCCATGTCATTATAAAAGCTAATGAGATTACAGAAGAAATGCTTTTAAAAGGTGCTGAAGTAGCAGCATATTTTTCTAAAAGCTCCACTGGAGATAAAATAAGTGTAGATTATACCAAAAAAAGATATATAAACAAACCAAAGGGAAGTAAGCCTGGATTTGTTACTTATGAAAATGAAAAAAATATTCTCATTGAAAAACCAAATAAAATATAA
- a CDS encoding transcriptional repressor MprA, whose protein sequence is MNENIKKVNEVLEDFYKLFFKTEDMALKRGIKCLTHTELHLIEAIGQDSLTMNELAEKIGITMGTATVAVSKLTEKGFIARVRSNSDRRKVFVSLTPKGSKALAYHNNYHKMIMSTLTEDIADKDLTHFIEVFEVILNALRGKTDYFKPLLITEFPVGTKVSVVEIKGTPIVQNFFASHGIENFTVLEIMESNDKDNFILKKADGDLLVLDILDAKNLIGIKNE, encoded by the coding sequence ATGAATGAAAACATAAAAAAAGTTAATGAAGTATTAGAAGATTTCTACAAATTATTTTTTAAAACTGAAGATATGGCACTTAAAAGAGGTATAAAATGCCTTACTCATACTGAGCTTCATTTAATAGAAGCTATAGGGCAGGATTCTCTTACTATGAATGAATTGGCAGAAAAAATAGGCATAACTATGGGAACTGCTACTGTTGCTGTTTCTAAACTTACAGAAAAAGGATTCATTGCCAGAGTAAGATCAAACTCAGATAGGAGAAAAGTTTTTGTATCTCTAACTCCTAAAGGATCTAAAGCTCTAGCTTACCACAATAACTATCACAAAATGATAATGTCTACACTTACAGAAGATATTGCTGATAAAGATCTTACTCATTTTATTGAAGTCTTTGAAGTAATCTTAAATGCACTTAGAGGAAAAACAGATTATTTTAAGCCTCTTCTTATTACAGAATTTCCAGTGGGAACAAAAGTTTCTGTAGTAGAAATAAAAGGTACTCCAATTGTGCAAAATTTCTTTGCAAGTCATGGAATTGAAAACTTTACAGTACTTGAAATAATGGAAAGCAATGACAAAGATAATTTCATTTTAAAAAAAGCTGATGGAGATCTTTTAGTTTTGGATATTCTTGATGCTAAAAACTTAATTGGTATAAAAAACGAATAA
- the rpe gene encoding Ribulose-phosphate 3-epimerase has translation MSNIKVAPSILSADFSKLGEEVIAIDKAGADYIHIDVMDGMFVPNITFGAPVIKSIRNKTKLVFDVHLMIEKPERYIDDFVKAGADIITVHAESTVHLHRVIQQIKAYGIKAGVSLNPSTPVDVLKYIINDIDMVLIMSVNPGFGGQKFINSAIDKIKDVRKLNKSVDIQVDGGITADTIGKCIEAGANIFVAGSYVFSGDYKERINSLKRG, from the coding sequence ATGAGTAATATTAAAGTAGCTCCTTCTATCCTGTCAGCCGATTTTAGCAAGCTGGGGGAAGAAGTAATAGCAATAGATAAAGCTGGAGCTGACTATATTCATATAGATGTTATGGACGGAATGTTTGTTCCTAATATAACTTTTGGAGCTCCTGTTATAAAATCTATAAGAAATAAAACTAAACTTGTATTTGATGTACATTTAATGATTGAAAAACCAGAAAGATATATTGATGATTTTGTTAAAGCTGGAGCTGATATAATTACTGTCCATGCTGAATCTACTGTACATCTTCATAGAGTTATTCAACAGATAAAAGCTTATGGAATAAAAGCTGGTGTTTCTCTTAATCCTTCCACTCCTGTAGATGTTCTCAAATATATTATCAATGATATAGATATGGTATTGATTATGAGTGTCAATCCAGGTTTCGGAGGACAAAAATTTATTAACAGTGCAATAGATAAAATAAAGGATGTAAGAAAACTTAATAAAAGTGTAGATATTCAAGTTGATGGTGGAATTACAGCTGACACTATTGGAAAATGTATTGAGGCTGGAGCAAATATTTTTGTTGCAGGTTCATATGTTTTTTCTGGAGATTATAAGGAAAGAATAAATTCTTTAAAGAGAGGTTAA
- the rsgA gene encoding Putative ribosome biogenesis GTPase RsgA: MQNAKVLETGETSKRLRRGKHTTKDTNLLPLPGGGFIIDTPGFSSVELPYIKDVQELISLFPEFKTDKNCKFYNCLHLNEPNCIIKDMVTSGEISPVRYDFYKKTYEKLKNERWNKYE; this comes from the coding sequence TTGCAGAATGCTAAAGTTCTTGAAACTGGTGAAACGAGTAAAAGATTAAGAAGAGGTAAACATACAACTAAAGATACTAATCTTCTTCCACTTCCAGGAGGAGGTTTTATTATAGATACTCCTGGATTTTCATCTGTAGAACTTCCTTATATAAAAGATGTTCAGGAACTCATTTCATTATTTCCTGAATTCAAAACTGATAAAAACTGTAAATTTTATAATTGTTTGCATTTGAACGAACCAAATTGTATAATTAAAGATATGGTTACTAGTGGAGAAATTTCTCCTGTAAGATATGATTTCTACAAAAAAACATATGAAAAATTAAAAAATGAGAGGTGGAATAAGTATGAGTAA